The following coding sequences are from one Chloroflexota bacterium window:
- the csx2 gene encoding TIGR02221 family CRISPR-associated protein, protein MTTLLTFLGTTPYKETTYVLADKRYETCFCPAAVAHICEPEHTLVVVTQAAKARHYEDLADEIAPDTKPVAVEIPDGHSEADLWQIFDQLTDHIGQGEELIVDITYGFRSLPFLSFLALAFLQVAKDATVKAVYYGAWDARTEDNETPIFDLTLFVTLLDWTVATDQFLATGDSDALAHRLQQSHQLPWKSKNRATAYDLPTNLKSTAGILDKMGNVLRLVRPEDVMETAAALGPSLAAVEDEAGTWAKPFSLLMDRTANDYTSLAFDGDPRDPANLRESLAKQRVLVEWYVKRRQYVQAIVLAREWIVSYATFLLDWDLLHDRKAAEKLLNVMAHLRREEKILRMDSDNDEALGKAVALWNKLPDLRNDIAHVGMRRDPRSVASILKAAEALPADLATLPLPSR, encoded by the coding sequence ATGACCACTTTGCTTACGTTTCTCGGAACCACTCCGTACAAAGAGACCACCTATGTGTTGGCTGATAAGCGCTATGAAACCTGCTTCTGTCCAGCGGCGGTTGCCCATATCTGTGAACCCGAACATACGCTGGTCGTCGTAACACAGGCCGCGAAGGCGCGGCATTACGAGGACCTGGCCGACGAAATTGCCCCGGACACCAAGCCGGTAGCGGTGGAGATCCCCGACGGGCACAGCGAGGCCGACCTATGGCAAATCTTCGACCAGTTGACCGATCATATCGGTCAGGGAGAGGAGTTGATCGTCGATATCACGTACGGTTTTCGCTCCCTGCCCTTCCTTAGCTTCCTGGCCCTGGCCTTCCTGCAGGTTGCCAAGGATGCCACGGTCAAGGCCGTTTACTACGGTGCCTGGGATGCTAGGACAGAGGACAACGAAACACCGATCTTCGACCTGACGCTCTTTGTGACGCTACTCGACTGGACCGTTGCCACCGACCAATTCCTGGCCACCGGCGACTCCGATGCCCTGGCACATCGGCTACAGCAGTCCCACCAGCTTCCCTGGAAAAGTAAGAACCGTGCCACTGCCTATGATCTCCCGACGAATCTTAAGTCTACGGCAGGGATCCTGGATAAGATGGGCAATGTCCTCCGCCTAGTGCGGCCAGAAGATGTAATGGAAACAGCCGCTGCGCTGGGTCCCAGTCTCGCCGCGGTCGAGGATGAGGCAGGTACGTGGGCAAAACCTTTTAGCCTGCTTATGGATAGGACGGCCAATGATTATACTTCCCTGGCATTCGATGGCGATCCAAGAGACCCCGCCAATCTTCGGGAGAGCTTGGCAAAACAGCGGGTGCTGGTGGAATGGTATGTCAAAAGACGACAATATGTGCAGGCCATTGTCCTGGCCCGAGAATGGATCGTTTCATACGCGACCTTTCTGCTCGACTGGGATCTTCTGCATGACAGGAAAGCAGCCGAGAAACTGCTTAACGTAATGGCCCACCTGCGTCGTGAGGAAAAGATATTGCGCATGGACTCAGACAACGACGAAGCGCTGGGAAAGGCCGTGGCGCTCTGGAACAAACTGCCCGATCTGCGCAATGACATCGCCCATGTGGGCATGCGCCGTGATCCTCGATCCGTAGCCAGCATTCTCAAGGCGGCCGAAGCGCTGCCGGCTGACCTGGCCACGTTGCCCCTCCCGTCGCGATGA
- the csm5 gene encoding type III-A CRISPR-associated RAMP protein Csm5, whose translation MIARNLTARVELLSDVHIGTGTNLVRDIDWIAMDDGWVYFADSGLVLEAVFQRAEDDGMDMSRVAHTLAGRTLADLQEMQWLTNDDFGSDHPLFRYRLKGAPATVNIREQIKDIYGRPYLPGSSLKGALRTVLAVGAAAELEPDMSRLGRQREWAGQPVEKQLFGKNPNEDLLRALQVGDSAALSPKQLALRRAHIYPTASQSYRGRSRGLDVDVETVVKGTVFELPIHIPTELMEDRNTPFDRRRRMEIGHWVRGADWLGQLARWGQQNAKTILEEEIVFFQERRDVPGVHRFYGDTVNLFTELKPNEFLLVIGWGGGWHTKTFNKLLKQDPVAFDRLVSRYNLNPTGKHKPGDPFPKSRHLLRVGDQPGWPLGWVKVSLEQV comes from the coding sequence ATGATCGCAAGAAACCTCACCGCAAGGGTCGAACTGCTCAGTGACGTTCACATTGGGACCGGGACCAACCTGGTGCGCGACATCGATTGGATAGCCATGGATGACGGATGGGTATACTTTGCAGACAGCGGTCTGGTGCTCGAAGCCGTCTTTCAGCGCGCCGAGGATGACGGCATGGACATGTCGCGGGTGGCACACACCCTGGCAGGTCGCACTCTGGCAGATCTTCAAGAGATGCAATGGCTGACCAACGACGATTTCGGGTCTGATCATCCTCTGTTTCGCTACCGGTTAAAGGGCGCTCCGGCCACGGTGAATATCCGTGAACAGATCAAGGATATTTACGGTCGTCCATACTTACCCGGCTCATCACTCAAAGGCGCACTCCGCACGGTACTGGCCGTTGGCGCTGCTGCCGAGTTGGAACCTGACATGTCCCGATTGGGTCGACAACGCGAGTGGGCCGGCCAACCAGTTGAAAAGCAGCTCTTTGGAAAGAACCCTAACGAGGATTTGCTCCGCGCCCTTCAGGTTGGCGATAGTGCTGCATTATCTCCGAAACAACTTGCGTTGCGACGCGCTCATATCTATCCAACGGCAAGCCAGTCCTACCGAGGCCGCAGCCGGGGACTTGACGTGGATGTAGAGACTGTAGTCAAAGGCACAGTCTTTGAGCTTCCTATCCACATACCCACCGAACTGATGGAGGATCGCAACACCCCCTTTGATCGGCGACGTCGCATGGAAATTGGACACTGGGTACGAGGAGCTGATTGGCTAGGGCAGCTTGCCCGCTGGGGTCAACAGAATGCCAAAACCATCCTGGAGGAGGAGATCGTCTTTTTCCAGGAGCGGCGTGACGTGCCTGGCGTCCATCGCTTCTATGGTGATACAGTTAATCTCTTTACAGAACTCAAACCCAATGAATTCCTCCTAGTGATTGGCTGGGGAGGTGGCTGGCACACAAAGACCTTCAATAAGTTGCTGAAGCAAGATCCCGTCGCGTTCGACCGGCTGGTGTCGCGTTATAATCTCAATCCAACCGGCAAACATAAGCCAGGGGATCCATTTCCGAAAAGTCGTCACCTCTTGCGGGTCGGCGACCAACCTGGCTGGCCCCTGGGTTGGGTCAAGGTAAGCCTGGAGCAGGTGTAA
- the csm3 gene encoding type III-A CRISPR-associated RAMP protein Csm3, whose translation MANNKNRRSVTLHGRVFLQGNIKTITGLHIGGAAGALEIGGVDSPIIRDPLTNRPFIPGSSLRGKMRSLTERLHGSEQNMRIGKGVFVHICRQKKMSDAEYREMYRNCPVCSVFGVTGDEGVPHPTSLVVRDVYLGDDSAAQLDRAQTDFPYSEIKWEATIDRVTSAAVPRQIERVPAGTLFEGFELAYGIYDASGRDHFATVLKALQLVEEDYLGGLGSRGGGKVEFQITNVYARKGTEYKTEKFEVDGAQPVTDHLVTTINDWVKQTFEDVGD comes from the coding sequence ATGGCAAACAACAAGAACCGTAGGAGCGTCACGCTGCACGGGCGCGTATTCCTCCAGGGTAACATCAAGACCATCACAGGCCTTCACATCGGTGGAGCGGCAGGCGCGCTTGAAATCGGCGGAGTGGACTCGCCGATCATTCGGGACCCTTTGACAAATCGTCCTTTCATCCCGGGTTCCAGTCTACGGGGGAAAATGCGTTCCCTCACCGAACGGCTTCACGGAAGTGAACAGAATATGCGTATCGGAAAAGGCGTTTTCGTACACATATGTCGCCAAAAGAAGATGTCTGATGCCGAATACCGCGAGATGTATCGCAACTGCCCGGTTTGCTCCGTTTTCGGCGTTACCGGCGACGAAGGCGTTCCGCACCCAACCAGTCTCGTGGTTCGCGACGTCTACCTGGGTGACGACAGCGCCGCCCAGTTGGACCGAGCCCAAACCGATTTTCCTTATTCAGAGATCAAGTGGGAAGCCACCATCGACCGGGTAACCAGTGCCGCTGTGCCACGCCAGATCGAAAGAGTTCCGGCCGGCACTCTATTCGAGGGTTTCGAGTTGGCCTATGGGATATACGACGCCTCGGGACGCGATCACTTTGCGACAGTGTTAAAAGCCCTTCAGTTGGTGGAAGAGGACTATCTCGGCGGACTGGGATCGCGAGGTGGCGGAAAGGTTGAGTTCCAGATCACAAACGTCTACGCTCGAAAGGGAACGGAATACAAGACCGAAAAGTTCGAGGTGGACGGGGCCCAACCCGTCACTGATCACCTAGTAACAACTATCAATGATTGGGTGAAGCAGACGTTTGAAGATGTCGGCGATTAG
- the csm4 gene encoding type III-A CRISPR-associated RAMP protein Csm4, which translates to MTRYTRVRFRPRGQFHFGGRGVGMERSDVWLPADSLFSALCTVLADQHGADIVEELLAEFRGARTPSDAPFRLTSLMPYAADVSFLPYPMVGPPRIPNATDLRRRKQFKAVQWVSSNVFRALARHESPTAALENDLPTTIHGGKIWLTLKEKDGLESFMARHPETGKPQSPVLWRTHLRPRVTVDRKTLKSAVYALGGTAFNRTKDSSAGLYTVVEWLAADESVQALIKGAFEQLGEVGIGGKRSSGFGQFVPNFEDFVNWSIGASDGDFFTTFSPYHPRPNEREVIGPEARYEIELRRGWLSLSGYMNLRRASIRMIADGSVLRWPSTVTPFGDLVDVTPKTLFENEGPTVYRYGLVFPVRIANAAMKPSDQIETRRQLDGGRS; encoded by the coding sequence ATGACTCGCTACACACGCGTGCGTTTTCGCCCACGTGGACAGTTTCACTTCGGCGGGCGCGGTGTTGGTATGGAGCGAAGCGACGTCTGGTTGCCAGCAGATAGTCTGTTTTCGGCCTTGTGCACCGTCTTGGCCGATCAACACGGGGCAGATATTGTGGAGGAGCTGCTGGCTGAGTTCAGAGGGGCCAGAACACCTAGCGACGCTCCGTTCAGGTTGACATCCCTGATGCCTTACGCCGCTGACGTGAGCTTTCTACCCTACCCAATGGTTGGCCCGCCTCGAATTCCAAATGCCACGGATTTGCGCCGGCGCAAACAATTCAAGGCAGTTCAGTGGGTTTCATCAAACGTGTTTCGGGCGCTAGCGCGCCATGAAAGCCCCACCGCGGCGCTCGAGAATGATTTGCCAACTACAATTCATGGCGGAAAAATCTGGCTCACCCTCAAAGAAAAGGATGGCTTGGAGAGTTTTATGGCTCGCCATCCTGAGACAGGCAAGCCACAATCGCCCGTTCTCTGGCGCACTCACCTGAGGCCAAGAGTTACTGTCGATCGCAAGACATTGAAGAGCGCTGTTTACGCATTGGGCGGTACAGCCTTCAACCGTACCAAGGACAGTTCCGCCGGGCTTTACACGGTAGTCGAGTGGTTAGCAGCTGACGAGTCCGTCCAGGCGCTAATAAAGGGCGCATTCGAGCAGTTGGGCGAGGTTGGCATCGGTGGAAAACGTAGCAGCGGTTTCGGGCAGTTTGTTCCGAATTTCGAGGATTTCGTGAATTGGTCGATTGGTGCGTCGGATGGTGATTTCTTCACCACCTTTTCGCCTTACCATCCTCGACCAAACGAACGCGAGGTGATCGGTCCGGAAGCTCGTTACGAAATTGAGCTGCGCCGTGGCTGGCTGAGTCTGAGTGGATACATGAATCTGCGTCGGGCATCGATACGCATGATTGCCGACGGAAGCGTACTCCGCTGGCCGTCAACAGTGACGCCATTTGGTGACCTTGTTGACGTGACGCCGAAGACACTTTTCGAGAACGAGGGTCCCACGGTTTACCGTTATGGCCTTGTCTTTCCAGTCCGCATCGCCAACGCTGCAATGAAGCCTTCAGACCAAATTGAAACGAGACGTCAACTCGACGGAGGTCGGTCATGA